ttattataaaatgataaaaatatcctgtGACATTTGGCGGTCGATGACGACCGTTGCGACAGAACTGGTTGGTGCAAGAAATGTACTAGGGATATATTTGACATATTAAATCTTAGGGTTagaatgtaatccagattacatactattagctttataatccagattacaaaagcTTATTGTCTTTTGTAATCtaaattatattacattacaagtttaaaattataccaaacaaaataatcaatctTATAATGTAAtcatgattacattacaaggttaaTTACCCTTCACCAAACATAGCCTAAGAATTGGGAATGTAAACAAAAtcccatattgaaaatatatgagaaagatcatggtttataagaaaaagatatctcaatTGATATAAGACCTTTTAGGTAAAGCCCAACAATAAAATCATGGGGGCTTAGGACCAAGGTAGAGAAAATCATATCATTatggcactacaagaaaaactctcatagacatcggtggaacaacaacggttttaagcaaaaaccgatgtctttgagtattttacaccgatttttctaaaaaccggtgtccaTGAGCGCAGATTTTATTTTTagccggtgtctatgagcgccttttttgttaatagacaccggttttaaagcggtttttaaaacccggtgttaatgaacaaaaaataatttaattttttcaccggccaaaatttacaacacttcacaaaattccctccaaacctaaaccaatatcgtgccccttctctcagcctaaacctaaacctcaacctcatctccctcttccccttctgcCGCCTCGCCCTCGGAGATCTCGCCGTCGCCGTCCCCTTCGTCTGCAAGTCCTGGTACCGCGCCTCCCTCGACCCTAGCTGCTGGCGCCGCCTCAACTTCCGCTCCCTCGATTTCACGCCCTGGAGCCCTTTCTCCCGCGCCTTTGCGCTCCGCTACTGCCTCCACTCCCCCCTCTCCTTCTCCGCCTTCCTCCGTTTCGCCCTCCACCGCTCCCGCGGCGTCGTCGACCAACTCGCCTTCCCCCTTTCCTCTGCCGTCTCCATCCACGACCTCGCCTATGCCTCTGTCAAGTGAGTCTACGCCTCCTTCTGGTTTCGTCGCCCTCATCGCTCACTACCTGTTCGACGAATTTGCTCATCGATTATTAGCGCAGATGCCTGAGATTAAAGGCGCTGGCTTTGCCGGACAACCTGATGCTGGAGGACGACCTTCGAATCCCGGAGCTGGTGCGGCGGTGGAAGGATCTGGAGCATCTGGAGATGGAGATAGTTGGCATCTTCGCCCCGCCCATCCTCTCTTCCTCGCGCTCCTGCAATCTGTCCTTTGCTATCCCCATCTCCCTCCCCAAACCTTTGTCTTTCGCCACCTCTTCCCTCCCGCGCCTTCACTCACCTCCCTCGCGAAACCCGGGGCCTTTCCGTGCCCAAGTTAGTGTCTCCGCTGCTCAGAAGACGAAAGATAGGTTGCCAGCCAACCTCATTGTGACGGAGACCAAAGGGCCTCACTCCACTGTCTGTACCTTTCCTTTTTCTACCTTCTAAATCATTTTTACTTCTAATTGATCTGATAGTCAAGTGGAAGTGGTAGTCTTGCTTCAAGGCTATAATTTTCTTACTTTCTACCTATCTTCTTGTATAATTTGGAAATATGTTTGTTTGTTCATCTGGCAATTGAAATGAAGAGGCAATCTTGCTTCAAGGCTATAGCTTTCTTGCTATCTCTCTTCCCCTTGCCTGAGTGCATTCAATCGATTGTTAGTCCTACAAGTTCACGAGAATCAATTTGTCCAAGAAGTATGGTTATGTCAATTCCCTGATAGCTCATCTTATTTGCAGATTAGGTTAAGCGTAGAAGTTCCTCCAGCAATAAGCCAAGAATGTTACGAAGAAGTCTTAGATGAATTTTCTAAGAAGGCAAAGGTATTATTTTCAGTATGCAGTCATTTAAGGGGTCTATTACTGTTACAGGATGAATAGGAATTCATCTGTAGGATAATTttgtacttaaattattttccatTTTCTGTTTTGATCATTATCACTCTATAGTAATCAGAAAAATTTGAATATGCTACCTAACTTTTACTAAGCCCTCTGGGCTCTGACATATACTAatctatatttcttctttctttctttggaaTGTCAAGGAATTCAATATTGTTCTCCCCTTTTATCTTTTCATCCGATCCAAGTTTGTTGACAGTTATGTTTTCCAGTACCTGTTATTTACTTATTTCCACTTAAAGCATGATTGGAATTGCTTGTACTGGGGTTTAGTCATTTctatgctgaactaaagttgaggGAAGACCATGCTAAGTAAAAATGGCCTTTTAAATGTCACTGGAAGCTTCTTCTCTTTTTCTACCTTCTGTCTCTAGTACTAGATTCTAATTCCTTTATCTACCTTTTCTTCTTGAATACTCATTATTGAAGTAGTATGTTGTGATGCCATGCAATTCCTGATAAAAAACCTTATTCATACAGGTTCCTGGCTTTCGGCAGGGAAAGAAAGTTCCAGAAAATATTCTTCTAAACTACATTGGTAGACAGAACATTCAACAAGCTGTAGTTGAGGCAACTTTGAAAAAAACTCTTCCACATGCTATGTCTTCCGTACGTGAACATAACATTAGCTTGCCAACTTGTAGTAGAAGGCAGTCATTTATCCATCCAATATTATGACAAATTTCTGTTGAAATAACGGGTAGAGATTGTTGTCATACTTTTTTATTAATCCACTAGCATAAATCTTTTAATTGGTAGAAATTACCTTCAATGTCATTATTGTTTTAAGTGCCAATCCCTAGAAGTGGCAATGGGCATGGGTTGAGCGAGATGTGGCCAGCCCGCATTCCATGCCTAATATCACGTCGGCTTAGAAATGAATGGGCTGGGTTAGGTTAATCTAGTCTTGAGTTGGCGCGACAAGTAGGTTTGGAAAGTTTAGCGTGCATGACATGCAAGACTAAAGCTAGTATGGTGCACTTTTACAccttacaacaacaaccaaaccttatccctAGGTGTGGTCGACTATATGGATCATTTTACGctagctctatctcctactatatatgGATCGTTTAATTGGTTTTGAAGGACATCTATTGCAAATGCTCTTTTCGTGAAaacctcttcttttttttttcctgaaaCTTGTCTCTTCTTCTCGCTTCAAatctttatggttcttgatggttTCTTGAGATTATCCTGTAGTTTTgcctttctttctttaatttcaaTGACAAAGAGAATAGCCAGTCTGATGACTTGGTATCGTTCTTAGCATCTTTAGAATTGTGACATCGCTGCGTTTCCTCTATAAAGAAATGTCGttttgttttgtgtaggatattcTCGGACGTTGCTGGGGATGTAACTATTTATGTGGATGGCCAATCGTTCCTATTGCACAAGGTATACATTCTTAAACTGGCTCTGCAGACATATCTTGATATTGTTTTTCATAACTTCCTTTTCAATTTTTGCATATTGTTGTCCAAGTTCCCTCTGGTTTCACGAAGTGGAAAAATCTGGAAAATGGTAGTTGAATCCAGGGAGCCAGACCTTTCCAGATTAGAGCTTCATGAGGAGATATGACTTGCGTGTGTGAACAATTTTTATCTTCTTTGAATTTTTATATATCACTTGCGTGTCTAGCAGGGCTGGATAGAAGATATCACTGCTTTATATGTTAATAAATTTGAAGAAATATAACCACGGCTGGCTATACATAGTATAATCTCATCATGGTCTAAGGCCTTCATCAAAAAATGGTCCAGCATCAAAATCAAAGGTCAGGAGAGCCATGTCGACGAGATTGATAGCAAAGGTATGCctggtttcttcttcttgttcaatTCTAGAAACCCTAGTCGACGAGAATAAAGGCACTTGTTTGCCTGCTTTTCTCCCTAGTCGTCTTCATCTTGTCGACAAGATGATTTATTTGTCTGTTTGCTGGAGAAAATGATACAACAGTTAGAGGAGTCTGATGTAGCTTGTTGGCACTTGTTTGCCTGCTTTTCTCTCATCTTTTTTCTATTCCTAGCTTTCAAAGCATTTGTCTATCTTAGACTTGTTTGTTTGACAGAATCAATATGATTTTCTTCCTTTATAAAGAACCAAGGACAATAAAAATTGTCACAAACAATTTGGTGAGGAGATCATGGCCTCTGTGAAAGCATGTGCTCCATACTTCTATATGATTGTGTCCCAGTTCACGTATGCTGGATCCAGCATCCTCGGCAAGCTTGCATTAGGACAAGGACTAAGTGCACTTGTCTTCGTAGTGTACATGCACCTTATTGCCATGCTCATCTTGGCTCCTCTTGCTTATGTGCTCGAAAGGTTCAAGGAGCATGTCTCATTAGAATTGTTGAGAATAAGATATATGACTACAAATTGAATGTTTTTAAACTCATCTCATGGTTGTAGGAATCGAAGACCCAGCTTCTCATTTGGTGTCATGCTAAAAATATTCATTCTTGCTATGTTGGGTATAACAATTCAGCAAAATGTATACTACGTTGGACTCCATCTCATTTCTCCAACTGTTGCCAGTGCCTTGGGCAATGTCATTCCTGCTTTTACTTTCTTATTGGCAATTGTACTGAGGTTGATTCAGATATTAATTCCAAGTAATTTTACAGTGAATTTAGTTCATTCAAATATCATTCTATATTTGGTCTTTTTTTGCTCAGGATGGAAAAGCTCAACTTGAAGACTGTAAGAGGGAGGGCCAAGCTTGCAGGGGCCATCTTCTGCATCACTGGTTCCCTGATCTTCACATTTTGGAAAGGTCATTTTGTTGGGGGCCTTTGTTACTTCACCTATGATCCAACTTCATTTCGAAAGTCCTGAGAAAGGCGATGCCTGGCTTAAAGGCTCTGCTCTTATGCTATTCGGCTATTTTGCATGCAGTGTATCACTTGTTCTTCAGGTATTGCGTCAATGGTGTCCCTTATATTGTCACATGTatcgcttttgatgtaaaaagaatgtttgggtattttatggatattgttgtaagaagattatttatataatttgtgaatatttgtgtattttatggatattattgaatgaagaatatttgtacaatttgtgaatatttgtgtatttttttttgttattgtcggttttaaaatcaaatctgtgttgttaaaatatatacatattacatcggttttccaccgatgtaaaaccggtgttataaagtaatactacatcggttttacaccgttgatgaaacggtgtcgttaagtgatactacaccggttaataaccgattcgaagaccggtgtcgttaagtgatactacaccggttttaacccgatgtctaaaatgacagacttttaacatcggcttcatagacatcggtcgaaaatcaaatagacaccggtggaaaatcgatctctatgagcgattttgttgtagtgtggagatatgtgaattccTTTTGGTGATTGGAAGCTTACGGAGATGTCCGGAGGAAGTCAAGAGTAATGAAATGCTTGCGAGGAGACTCAGAGTAATGTTGCGAATACAAACAAAGtatcatattgaaaacacatgagaaacatcatggacttataaggaaaagatatctctatggtATGTGGTTTTTTGGGTAAAGCACAAAAATAAGAGCGgccatattgttggtgcaactttCACTAAtgatcaaactcaggttttgatgaatgacatatggattaaagttagagtgtttatgGTCTAATTGTTTTACCAAGTGTATAGGAGTTGACGGGTCTGAAGAACCTGACACCaagctgaaatctagctaggtcagcAGGATTCGATAGCTagtgcaaagtccagataggtctgcgGGACTCAATATCTAGTGaaaagtccagttgggtttgcGGGACTTGACAACCGGTCaaaatccagttgggtctgcggatctGACACTGGTGGGTCAAAGGTATGTCAAGCGACTGCATTTGGTAAgtaagaggtaagcaactggaggagagatcccgtgaggacacattcccggttgagggaactataggtgtcggtccaacttaggtccatttggaaaacttaagttgagacattgactagatcctggtctcgagaagacagggtttaattactactcctatcttATTATAttttgctaactttgttttgaggATAAATATATTTCTGTTCCTCAGGACTAACACTTTTTTTGCAGGAAAGATTATTGGAGAAAAGAATGTCTGGGCACCTAGAAGGGATCTGGGTTCCCggagctggtccgggcgctcagactAGCCTCGCCCGGGCGGCTTGGTCAGGCACTTGGGAGGTCCAGGTGCCCGAAGTTGGTCTAGGCACTCTGATCAAAAATTTTATCTTGAAGCTGAGTTGGAGCTTGATGACTGGCCGAACACACATCAATAGTCTAAGCGCCCAAAGGGGGTCCGGGTGCCTGAAGGTGGATAAACTTGACGGATCAAGTTTCGACAAGAGATCGCCACGCCAATaatggtccaagcgcccagagggGTTCCATGCATCTGAAataggcctatataaaggccttcgaccaacaacTTCAGAACAACAACTGCTACAACTTTCGTTCCTACGTGCTACTCCAAAAAAAGCTCCTACCACGCTATAACTCTCCACCAACAATCGGGCATCAAGCTTTACTTAGTTTTCTCTATTGTCAGTAACCTTtcattatagttcttgtacttcattATTATAACtattcgaactattagtgattgcccaataaaagcactcaatgagtgcagaccttggagtaggaatcgtcgaaggctctgaaccaagtaaaaaattacttgtgttagcgtgtgtttttcttttctttattccactgcatAACTTATTTTAAATCGTTATTTTCAATGAACGATATTTACCCTCTTCTAGCATCTCTatgatccaataagtggtatcagagcagataccgctatgaattggtgcaaccaatAATCAAACAATGggatgatttttcaaacttacttttaatatttctttttcgGTTTTGAGTTTTTTgatataatccaaattggtataactacctctttgaaaaaaaaaattattgcaaaatactctaaattggtgcaacaccaattgagTTTTAATACTTTAattatctcccacactacttatcccaagatcaagtcttggcaATATTTCTAAGTTTTTCTTTCAGAAAGTAATGGTCCACCGTTcgtccaccccccccccccccccaacctcTTCAATGGGGATGACTTTCTGTATTTAAAGAAGTAGATGGAGGTGTATCTGAAGACCGATATCAATCAATGATTCACCATCCGACGAAGATACAGAGTGTCAGTGGACGAAGCAACAAAAGTACTCATTAACCCATAAATATGAAATCCAGAAGACAAGAAAAAAACTCAGATCGACTCGAAGGCAACAAACACAATCCAGTGTGGACTTACTAAGGAAAAACTTAACCGCGTCGGCCCATTCGAGAATGCCAAGGAGCTCTGAGACAAATTGATCGAATTGCACAAAGGCACAAGTGATGCAAAGTTAACAAAGAAtgacttattattaaataatgTGTATAACATTAAAATATAGGATGGAGAAACTGTTGGAGATCTTATCGCCGACTAGAAGAGGAGTTGAATAGACGTTGACCCTAAATGAttgcttctttctacaatgttagtgcacaagcggaaatacaaacaaagcaagtagaaagttaaactaaagacaagaataagaaagcaaaccactacacgttgtttaacgtggttcggagattaaggtttctactccatggctgtccgtaaggtggatgatccctatccgtcagtggattaTCCCCTTGCAAACTCCaactactcaagcaactccttctgggcggagaaaccttaccacaacaccaaccaagtaCATTAAGTAAGAATAAAGTATGTGGATATCTACACAAGGCAATTAAGTAAGAATGGGAAAAAGTTTCAGTACAGGTAAAAAAGAAATCACACAAGAATTTGTTGGTAGAGAATATAAAATACACCAGATGtaaattattatcaaaagataaatgcaTCTATTTTATTCAAACCTCCAAAAAATAGAACAAGTCAAACACATTATACTCGCCATTTGGTTCTGATGAGGATCTCTATTAAAATGGTAATTAACATGAATCAAGCAATTGTGAGGCCCAaggtttttctcttcttctagaaTCTACAAGAAGAATACCCAATCGATCATAAGATACCATTAAAACACAATATTTGACACAAAATCGCACAAGTTTACCTTGAAAAGGATAGGTCTCCTAACAGAGACAATAAGATACCAACGGTTTTGGTATAAAACCATTATCTTTTAAGTATTGTTGAATAAGGATTTTCTTATAGTGAGTGTTGAATGCATACCGTAGATTGGCAAAGTGGGCAGATCGGTCGAGCGAGTCATGAGGCAGAGCCGACATGTGGCAAAGTTGGCAGATCAGTCGAGCAGGGCCAAAGTCCAAGTGGCTAAGAAGTCGAGTGGTGGGGAAGGCCGAACGGGCGAAGCGGCCGACCGAACAGTGCAGTTGAGCGAGCAGAGCAGTATAACAGACCGATTAGGCTGAATGGCCGACCAGTAGAATAACCGATTGGGTAGTGCGGTCGAGCAGGCAGATCAGCCGAGTGGGTAGAGAGGCCGACCGAGTGAGCAATCGAGCGAATGAGTGGTCGAGCGAATGAAGAGGCTGAGCTAACGAAGAGGTTGAGCGATTCAGCAGTCGAGCGAGCATGCGGCCGGACAGGCATGCAGCCGAGAGGACGAAGAGACTGAGTGAGTGAACGGCTGAGCGAATGTGCGGCCAGACGGGCGTGCAGCCGAGCAGACGAAGAGGCCGAGGCCTGAGACGGACGCAATTTCCTTGATacagattcaccccacctccggctgtaCTTCGAGGTTTTCTCAGGTCATCTGTTTCCTAAGATACAATGGTTAACCGTGATGTGCACCAAGCACTTGTGGTCACGACGAACTAAGAGGTACCCAACTGCTACCACGGGTAATCTATCGATCAAGggatgcacgacagaggaggaggggaatgaaggtggagagcttCTATTTGTGTGTATTTTGCTTGTGATCGTAGTTATTCATTGAATAGTGAAACGCCGAGTGAGCTCAGACCAATAGGCAACAttaatgatcgattaatgatcattattcgccGAGTAGTGGAACGCCCACGTTTCATTTGGCTGTTTATATTCTGCATTAATTCTTAATTCAATGCATCCATTATGCActtaaataaatagtaaaaagaTTTATGTGGTAAAATGTTAGTTGTTTcacttggacaaattttaccCTGATCGGTTTGGGATTCGGCGCCCACAGGTAGCACTAGTGATCACGACGAACTAAGAGGTTCGACTACTACCACGAGTAATCCGTCGAGCAAGAGATGCATCACAGAGGAGGaggggaatgaaggtggagagcttctgtTTGTATGTATTTTGCTTGTGATCGCAGTTATTCTTTGAGTAGTGAAACGCCGAGTGAGCTCAGACCAATAGGCAATAttaatgatcgattaatgatcattattcgccGAGTAGTAAAACACCCACGTTTCATTCAGCTGTTTACATTATGTATTAATTCATAATTTAATATATCCGTTACAcacttaaataaacaataaaaagaTGTATGTGACAAAATGTTAGTTGTTCTAGTTGAACAACTTGTAACCCAACCGGTTTGGCATTCGATGCATACAGGTCGTGTTTTGCACACAAGTCAACTTAGAGATACACCCCACCCCCTGCACATCTGTGCGTGAAAGAGAAACTCTTCCCgtgtatttgttcacatcatcaatacaTATAAATCAACATGAACCAACTAATATATCTCGAAACTCCCAATATACATTAAAATCTCATTCATAATAGAACTTTATATCTCTTCTATCTTTTCTCCATTCACATTTATCCAACATGAGAAACCTAGAGAGTACTTGAATTCATGATAAGCATTGTTTGAAATGTTGATTTTAATCATTTGGACGTCGACGTAGTAATGTgattaattagatattagtttttagtttgttgatttttttaaatcttgGACACATTTTTTAATGAAATATTAGATAATTAgaggaaaataaattttcatgccttaagaaaattttattgtgaaATAGGCAAAAAATGATTATAAATCCAGAATCTTACAAATTGATGGATCAgatatcaacctaaataattatttaatttagaaCTAATTCTCTTATTAGTATGCAACGtaaataatttcttattttaTAGTTTGATAGATAAAAGTCAATAGAGcgtctatttttttaaaaaaaaatcatgaacaaGTAATTCAATTATTGACTTTATAATATTACAAAATATATACATAGTACAAGACtcaataaatattttctttcaaatTCTGGCTGATTCCCTTTAGGGCTATTTTATACATgaacaaatatatataaaaaaaaaacatattttaattGCTTATTGAATCAACAACAACATTTCGAGTACCTCCAATTCTTTGTAGGACTTCGTTGTCATCGTCATTTCTTAATTTTTCCACTAGCTCCTCAGGTAGGGCACATAGTTCGAGACTTTGGAGATTGGTGAGAAACTCGATACCAGGAGGGATCATTCTTAATTCTCCAAGACTACTCATTATTAGCTTAAGTAAATTTGGCATGGCACCTTCCTCTATCACAATGTTATTTAAGTTCCTCAAAGTCTCCAAGTAAAGTACCTTAAGATTAAGGAACCAACCTGTTCTAAAGTGCAGTTTTTGTCCGTCATATGAATCTTCCCACAATGTTAACTCCACTAGTTTATGCAATTGTCCGAGTGAAGGAAGTGGATCTTCGATTAAATGTGACGACATCAGTTGCACATATGTGAGTTCTTCACAAGAGCAAATAAATTTAGGCATTTTCCCTTCAAATAATCTACCCGACAATGTCAACTTCTGAAGTGGAGGAGGTGGAGAATTTAATATTTCAAAGTTGAGCTGTTCTTCACTCCTTGCAGACAAGCATAAACTATGAAGTTTAGTCAGCTTAGTCAATGAGGTGCAAAGCTGAGGACAATGGGCATATTCCACCTCTGTAACTGCCAATGTTCGGAGCTCTTTCATGTCTTCCAATTGTTGTACAAGGCTCTTGTTTGCTTTAACTTGTCTCAGGGTTTGTAGGTTCTTCCACTGCCGTGCCCCTTTGAGAGTTGGAACACATCCAACTACGGTTGATCCCCCAAATTCAATTTCACGTGCAAACATAAATAGGTGACGAAGTTGCTTCAATTGTGTCACACCACGTGGGAGCTTCACTATATTGGAACAACGGAGGTCAAGTGTTTCCAAACTCTGGAGCTTTTGGATATTGTTGGGAAGATTTTCCACTTTTGTACCCCTCAAACCCAAATAGTGAAGGTTAAACAAGGCTGAAATTTCATTTGGTAAGTTGGAGATTGGCTGAAATTCCAGCTCCAACACCCTCAACATTTTGAAACTAATTAAGATTGCACTTAGGGAATCTGAACTAGAATTGCAAGTTGAGAGCATAACCAAAGAGCGAAGTTGTGAAAGGCTCAGGCTCTTATCTAAATCAAGGGATTCATCAGTTGTTTGGATGGAAAGGCGGCGAGTTTGATAGTCCAAACCTGATTGTGAACCATCAAGAATCATGCTAAATTTTGCCTTTCTAGATATTTCTTGTGTTACCTCTCTTACAACGTCATGCATTTTGAAAGTCTGAAGTCTCC
The genomic region above belongs to Zingiber officinale cultivar Zhangliang chromosome 11A, Zo_v1.1, whole genome shotgun sequence and contains:
- the LOC122032559 gene encoding WAT1-related protein At2g40900-like, coding for MFLNSSHGCRNRRPSFSFGVMLKIFILAMLGITIQQNVYYVGLHLISPTVASALGNVIPAFTFLLAIVLRMEKLNLKTVRGRAKLAGAIFCITGSLIFTFWKGHFVGGLCYFTYDPTSFRKS
- the LOC122032950 gene encoding disease resistance protein RPM1-like isoform X1; the protein is MHEVARIANEEHIMKLQQLNEKDAWILFCKKAFRRENNKDCPKELEDYTGRILNKCQGSPLAIVAIGSLLSFKEKSETEWKKAYDNLQWEFENNPALDKVKNILNLSFNDLPYYLKNCFVYCSIFPEDYLIKRKKLIRLWVAEGFVEAKSSNRSMEEEAEDYLAELVDRSMLQVVNRNAFGRLQTFKMHDVVREVTQEISRKAKFSMILDGSQSGLDYQTRRLSIQTTDESLDLDKSLSLSQLRSLVMLSTCNSSSDSLSAILISFKMLRVLELEFQPISNLPNEISALFNLHYLGLRGTKVENLPNNIQKLQSLETLDLRCSNIVKLPRGVTQLKQLRHLFMFAREIEFGGSTVVGCVPTLKGARQWKNLQTLRQVKANKSLVQQLEDMKELRTLAVTEVEYAHCPQLCTSLTKLTKLHSLCLSARSEEQLNFEILNSPPPPLQKLTLSGRLFEGKMPKFICSCEELTYVQLMSSHLIEDPLPSLGQLHKLVELTLWEDSYDGQKLHFRTGWFLNLKVLYLETLRNLNNIVIEEGAMPNLLKLIMSSLGELRMIPPGIEFLTNLQSLELCALPEELVEKLRNDDDNEVLQRIGGTRNVVVDSISN